A single region of the Sandaracinaceae bacterium genome encodes:
- a CDS encoding 16S rRNA (uracil(1498)-N(3))-methyltransferase yields the protein MSDPRRLFAAELPREGGRVVLSEEATRHARVLRLTPGDALTLFDGDGWHAPATLSELGKRAVCEAEPAVSLPDDGSGVELLLALPRAGKLDDILRAVTELGVRAVHLVACERSVGDIPAAKLGNKLARYEAIVREAARQSERDRVPAVHAPRPLLDVAASAPEGVGRVVLAARGDQPLASQLPVRSWVAVGPEGGFTEQELTGLIALGYAPARVGRNILRLETAAVAAVVLVADRAGALQGTR from the coding sequence GTGAGCGACCCGCGGCGGCTCTTCGCGGCAGAGCTTCCGCGCGAGGGTGGCCGCGTGGTGCTGAGCGAAGAGGCCACGCGCCACGCGCGCGTCCTGCGCCTGACCCCGGGCGACGCGCTGACGCTGTTCGACGGCGACGGGTGGCACGCGCCCGCGACCCTGAGCGAGCTGGGCAAGCGCGCCGTGTGCGAGGCCGAGCCGGCCGTGTCGCTGCCCGACGATGGCAGCGGGGTGGAGCTGCTGCTGGCCCTGCCGCGCGCCGGCAAGCTGGACGACATCCTGCGCGCCGTGACCGAGCTCGGGGTGCGCGCCGTGCATCTCGTCGCCTGCGAGCGCAGCGTGGGCGACATCCCCGCGGCCAAGCTGGGGAACAAGCTGGCCCGCTACGAGGCCATCGTGCGCGAGGCCGCGCGTCAGAGCGAGCGCGACCGAGTGCCCGCCGTGCACGCGCCGCGGCCGCTGCTGGACGTGGCCGCGAGCGCGCCCGAGGGCGTGGGTCGCGTGGTGCTCGCTGCCCGCGGGGACCAGCCCCTCGCGTCGCAGCTGCCGGTGCGCTCCTGGGTGGCCGTGGGCCCCGAGGGGGGCTTCACCGAGCAGGAGCTCACGGGGCTCATCGCGCTGGGGTACGCGCCGGCGCGCGTGGGGCGCAACATCCTGCGTCTCGAGACCGCGGCCGTGGCCGCGGTGGTGCTGGTGGCCGACCGCGCCGGGGCGCTTCAGGGCACGCGGTAG
- a CDS encoding SDR family oxidoreductase, producing MSALPVRETFAGKHVLVTGVTGFVGKVWLAMLLDFVPEVRRVTVLGRGKKGQDAAQRFEQIYRTSPVFRPLRSQLGAELYDLMDQKVEVVDAKLSEPLCGLEPWHARELMADVDVVVHFAGLTDFEPDPQLAIDANIHGARHVADLAALSRSGRYVHCSTCFVAGMKGGVADETLTRGVSPNGTRFDPEREVAQLEAALRELPNKADRLALGMARAKRLGWPNVYTFTKALSEHLLEGREDIETTTVRPAIVECADRYPFAGWNEGINTSGPLVWLMGTAFRRLPVRHSVGFDIIPVDMVCRGVLLATAAALRDEAEPIYQLGTGGRNRLDFERALELSNLAIRRQHRKSEDPFTRYVLSNLQAYSASPDKEYVLGVQQTKRLMEGLRHSLKELDVQRVLPPATYERHGERLRSKVREWSTDARNHVRKLKSVEDMLRQFRPFIWDHDYTFVTDAACALTARLDRDELPLFGFDVEELDWRRYYIDVQVPGLETWCIPLLRGEKIPVDPPLAARTHGKAQTGEHRTRPATRLSA from the coding sequence ATGAGCGCGCTCCCCGTACGCGAGACCTTCGCGGGCAAGCACGTGCTGGTCACCGGCGTGACCGGCTTCGTGGGCAAGGTGTGGCTGGCCATGCTGCTCGACTTCGTGCCCGAGGTGCGCCGCGTGACGGTGCTCGGCCGCGGCAAGAAGGGGCAGGACGCGGCCCAGCGCTTCGAGCAGATCTACCGCACGTCCCCCGTGTTCCGGCCGCTGCGCAGCCAGCTGGGCGCGGAGCTGTACGACCTGATGGACCAGAAGGTCGAGGTGGTGGACGCGAAGCTGAGCGAGCCCCTGTGCGGCCTCGAGCCGTGGCACGCGCGCGAGCTCATGGCGGACGTGGACGTGGTGGTGCACTTCGCCGGGCTGACGGACTTCGAGCCGGACCCGCAGCTGGCCATCGACGCGAACATCCACGGCGCGCGTCACGTGGCGGACCTGGCGGCCCTCAGCCGCAGCGGGCGCTACGTGCACTGCTCCACGTGTTTCGTGGCGGGCATGAAGGGGGGCGTCGCGGACGAGACCCTCACGCGCGGCGTGTCGCCCAACGGCACGCGCTTCGATCCCGAGCGCGAGGTGGCGCAGCTGGAGGCGGCCCTGCGCGAGCTGCCCAACAAGGCCGACCGGCTGGCGCTGGGCATGGCGCGCGCCAAGCGGCTGGGCTGGCCCAACGTGTACACGTTCACCAAGGCGCTCAGCGAGCACCTGCTGGAAGGCCGCGAGGACATCGAGACCACCACCGTGCGCCCCGCCATCGTGGAGTGCGCGGACCGCTATCCGTTCGCGGGGTGGAACGAGGGCATCAACACCTCGGGGCCGCTGGTGTGGCTGATGGGCACGGCCTTCCGGCGCCTGCCGGTGCGGCACAGCGTGGGCTTCGACATCATCCCCGTGGACATGGTCTGTCGCGGGGTGCTGCTGGCGACGGCGGCGGCCCTGCGCGACGAGGCAGAGCCCATCTACCAGCTGGGCACGGGCGGCCGGAACCGCCTCGACTTCGAGCGCGCCCTCGAGCTGAGCAACCTGGCCATCCGCCGGCAGCACCGAAAGTCCGAGGACCCCTTCACGCGCTACGTGCTTAGCAATCTGCAGGCGTACTCGGCGAGCCCGGACAAGGAGTACGTGCTGGGCGTGCAGCAGACCAAGCGCCTGATGGAGGGCCTGCGGCACAGCCTGAAGGAGCTGGACGTGCAGCGCGTGCTGCCGCCCGCCACGTACGAGCGGCACGGCGAGCGCCTGCGCAGCAAGGTGCGGGAGTGGTCGACCGACGCGCGCAACCACGTGCGCAAGCTGAAGAGCGTGGAGGACATGCTGCGGCAGTTCCGCCCGTTCATCTGGGACCACGACTACACCTTCGTGACCGACGCCGCGTGCGCGCTCACGGCGCGCCTCGACCGCGACGAGCTGCCTCTGTTCGGCTTCGACGTGGAGGAGCTGGACTGGCGCCGCTACTACATCGACGTGCAGGTGCCCGGGCTCGAGACCTGGTGCATCCCGCTGCTGCGCGGCGAGAAGATCCCGGTGGACCCGCCGCTCGCGGCGCGCACCCACGGCAAGGCGCAGACGGGCGAGCACCGCACGCGCCCCGCCACCCGCCTGAGCGCGTGA
- a CDS encoding HAD family phosphatase: MTTQSHTTPGAQSAAFFRLEGTLVTRPTLAAAAWLAGNAQGLGERLARLGNVALAAPVALRGEISTGVTSSRLTWMGLRGMTEDRIVVLAEEYVEEFLAGELLEVGVRLVSEARRQGRRVVLISDNIDLIAGPLADRVEADDVICNRLEIRKGKATGRLEDPVIGGNVAGQWARDFAKEHGLDLDQSYAYGASAADSLLLSAIGRPCAVNPDRQLRRIARDHHWPVVEGKDRS, translated from the coding sequence ATGACCACGCAGTCACACACGACCCCCGGCGCCCAGAGCGCCGCCTTCTTCCGCCTCGAAGGCACGCTCGTCACGCGCCCCACCCTGGCCGCTGCCGCCTGGCTGGCCGGCAACGCCCAGGGGCTCGGCGAGCGCCTGGCGCGGCTCGGCAACGTGGCCCTGGCCGCACCCGTCGCGCTGCGGGGTGAGATCAGCACGGGCGTGACCAGCTCGCGCCTCACGTGGATGGGCCTCCGCGGCATGACCGAGGACCGCATCGTGGTGCTGGCCGAGGAGTACGTGGAGGAGTTCCTCGCGGGTGAGCTGCTCGAGGTGGGGGTCCGCCTGGTGAGCGAGGCGCGCCGTCAGGGCCGCCGCGTGGTGCTCATCAGCGACAACATCGACCTGATCGCGGGGCCCCTGGCCGACCGCGTAGAGGCCGACGACGTCATCTGCAACCGCCTCGAGATCCGCAAGGGCAAGGCCACCGGCCGCCTCGAGGACCCGGTCATCGGCGGCAACGTGGCGGGGCAGTGGGCGCGTGACTTCGCCAAGGAGCACGGGCTCGACCTGGACCAGAGCTACGCCTACGGGGCCAGCGCGGCGGACAGCCTGCTGCTGAGCGCCATCGGCCGGCCCTGCGCGGTGAACCCGGACCGACAGCTGCGGCGCATCGCCCGCGACCACCACTGGCCCGTGGTGGAAGGCAAGGACCGCTCATGA
- a CDS encoding 50S ribosomal protein L11 methyltransferase, translating to MTSTPDATEAPSVPRYPYVHLDVPTDDVELVSYELWEQGAQGIEERDATTIEHGADASVTTLVVSVPDDAVAAELAAAYPQFNGRVAHVLGDDWRDAWKSYFKPTRVGGRILLRPSWESVEPAPHEVVLTIDPGQAFGSGIHETTRLVLMEVDGRVQPGDTILDVGCGSGILAVAGLLLGAGSAICLDIDPLAVDVAYENAARNGVTERLRASTDDVREVPGQYALVLANIQAWVLKELAAALMERVVPGGVLVLSGVLVGQENDVAESFNAWGVAPALRFENEWVSLTYVRPGDRGAAGGASA from the coding sequence GTGACCAGCACCCCCGACGCCACCGAAGCCCCGTCCGTCCCGCGCTACCCCTACGTGCACCTCGACGTGCCCACCGACGACGTGGAGCTGGTGTCGTACGAGCTGTGGGAGCAGGGCGCGCAGGGCATCGAGGAGCGCGACGCGACCACCATCGAGCATGGGGCCGACGCGAGCGTGACCACGCTGGTGGTGAGCGTGCCGGACGACGCGGTCGCGGCGGAGCTGGCCGCTGCCTACCCGCAGTTCAACGGGCGCGTGGCGCACGTCTTGGGCGACGACTGGCGCGACGCCTGGAAGAGCTACTTCAAGCCCACGCGCGTGGGGGGCCGCATCCTCTTGCGCCCGTCGTGGGAGAGCGTCGAGCCCGCGCCGCACGAGGTGGTGCTCACCATCGACCCAGGCCAGGCGTTCGGCAGCGGCATCCACGAGACGACGCGGCTGGTGCTGATGGAGGTCGATGGTCGCGTGCAGCCCGGCGACACCATCCTCGACGTGGGCTGCGGCAGCGGCATCCTCGCGGTGGCGGGCTTGCTGCTGGGCGCGGGGAGCGCCATCTGCCTCGACATCGACCCGCTGGCGGTGGACGTGGCGTACGAGAACGCGGCGCGCAACGGCGTGACGGAGCGGCTCCGCGCGTCGACGGACGACGTGCGCGAGGTCCCGGGCCAATACGCGCTGGTGCTGGCCAACATCCAGGCCTGGGTGCTGAAGGAGCTGGCCGCGGCGCTGATGGAGCGCGTGGTGCCCGGCGGCGTGCTGGTGCTGAGCGGCGTGCTCGTGGGGCAAGAGAACGACGTCGCCGAGTCGTTCAACGCGTGGGGCGTCGCGCCTGCGCTGCGCTTCGAGAACGAGTGGGTCTCGCTGACCTACGTGCGCCCCGGTGACCGCGGGGCGGCGGGCGGGGCGAGCGCGTGA
- a CDS encoding SDR family oxidoreductase — MTKKAIFLTGATGYLGSYVADVMLRETDVTLLLLTRARDRDQAVERFWQAMQLHMDAATYYGFLDRVRFLPGDLTAPGLGLSAEDRAYVVAHADSVLHMAASLNRKSEKTCLNHNLRGTLAVIKLAREIQDDHGLRRFSHVSTVAVAGQRSSETLREDDAIEWERSDYDPYGRTKKFCEHMVRELLPDVPKTFLRPSIVMGDSRFAETSQFDMVRAFCVLVDLPILPFSGDSRVDIVNADWVGRAIAEIHLKDAPKYDIYHLSSGAASHRIHELARALVASGKRRPPRFVPALEGSFEKIMDQLAGMKAKNVATLVGSLFKVFLPYITYDTVFLNDRAVEEIGLAPTPFIEYAARLYDYAKSVNYEYPVRPLPPRESVSSTAPSAARGVASA; from the coding sequence ATGACCAAGAAAGCCATCTTCCTCACTGGCGCGACGGGCTACCTGGGCTCGTACGTGGCTGACGTGATGCTGCGCGAGACCGACGTCACGCTGTTGCTGCTGACCCGCGCGCGCGACCGCGACCAGGCCGTCGAGCGCTTCTGGCAGGCCATGCAGCTGCACATGGACGCGGCGACGTACTACGGGTTCCTGGACCGCGTGCGCTTCCTGCCGGGAGACCTCACGGCGCCCGGGCTGGGGCTGAGCGCCGAGGACCGCGCCTACGTCGTGGCCCACGCGGACTCGGTGCTGCACATGGCCGCCTCGCTCAACCGCAAGAGCGAGAAGACCTGCCTCAACCACAACCTGCGCGGCACGCTCGCCGTCATCAAGCTGGCGCGCGAGATCCAAGACGACCACGGGCTGCGCCGCTTCAGCCACGTCAGCACCGTGGCCGTGGCGGGACAGCGCAGCAGCGAGACGCTGCGCGAGGACGACGCCATCGAGTGGGAGCGCAGCGACTACGACCCCTACGGTCGCACCAAGAAGTTCTGTGAGCACATGGTGCGGGAGCTGCTGCCGGACGTGCCCAAGACCTTCCTCCGGCCCAGCATCGTGATGGGCGACTCGCGCTTCGCCGAGACCTCGCAGTTCGACATGGTGCGCGCGTTCTGCGTGCTGGTGGACCTGCCCATCCTGCCGTTCAGCGGCGACAGCCGCGTGGACATCGTGAACGCGGACTGGGTGGGGCGCGCCATCGCCGAGATTCACCTCAAGGACGCGCCCAAGTACGACATCTACCACCTGTCGTCGGGCGCCGCGTCGCACCGCATCCACGAGCTGGCGCGCGCGCTGGTGGCTTCGGGCAAGCGCCGCCCGCCGCGCTTCGTCCCGGCCCTCGAGGGCTCGTTCGAGAAGATCATGGACCAGCTGGCGGGCATGAAGGCCAAGAACGTGGCCACGCTGGTGGGCTCGCTGTTCAAGGTGTTCCTGCCGTACATCACGTACGACACCGTGTTCCTGAACGACCGCGCGGTGGAGGAGATCGGGCTCGCGCCGACGCCCTTCATCGAGTACGCGGCGCGGCTGTACGACTACGCCAAGAGCGTGAACTACGAGTACCCGGTGCGCCCGCTGCCCCCGCGTGAGTCGGTGTCCAGCACGGCGCCGA